The Macrobrachium rosenbergii isolate ZJJX-2024 chromosome 22, ASM4041242v1, whole genome shotgun sequence DNA segment CTAACAATGAAAAATCATCTAGtcaacggctctctctctctctctctctctctctctctctctctctctctctctctctctctctctctctctctctctctctaggtagtAGCGTAGCATTTTCACCTTGCTTAGTCTTCGCATTGCCTTTCCTCATGGGCTAAAAAACTTGTATGTCTATTTCTGTTGCTTTGTTCTGAACAAATGTAATTTATCATGTACTCCATCTGGAGATGTTGACTGGGAAAAATAGTATTTGATGAATCATCTCTTTTCTGTctgtgttttcatgtttttttcccaCTTAGTagagatcattattttcattatgcctCAGGTTGTagagatcattattttcattgtctcAGGTTGTagagatcattattttcattttgtctcagGTTGTAGAGatcattgttttcattatgtCTCAGGTTGTAGagatcattattttcaataagtGTCAGGTTGTagagatcattattttcattatgtctcAGGTCATAGAgatcattattttccttatgtCTCAGGTTGTAGAgatcattattttccttatgtCTCAGGTTGTAGAGATCATCATGTCTCAGGTTGTAGAGATCATCATGTCTCAGGTTGTAGAGATCATTATGTCTCGGGTTGTAGAGATCATTATGTCTCGGGTTGTAGAGATCATTATGTCTCAGGTTGTAGAGATCATTATGTCTCAGGTTGTAGAGATCATTATGTCTCAGGTTGTAGAGATCATTATGTCTCAGGTTGTAGAGATCATTATGTCTCAGGTCGTAGAgatcattattttccttatgtCTCAGGTTGTAGAGATCATTATGTCTCAGGTTGTagagatcattattttcattatgtctcAGGTTGTagagataattattttcattatgtctcAGGTTGTAGAgatcattattttccttatgtCTCAGGTCAGAGAgatcattattttccttatgtCTCAGGTTGTAGagatcattattttaatttcgtcTCAGGTTGTagagatcattattttcatttcgtcTCTGGTTGTagagatcattattttcattatgtctcAGGTTGTagagatcattattttcatttgtctctGGTTGTagagatcattattttcattatgtctcAGGCTGTAGaggtcattattttcattatgtctcAGGTTGTAGAGATCATTATTTTCACTATGTCTCAGGTTGTagagatcattattttcatttgtctcaGGTTGTagagatcattattttcatttgtctcaGGTTGTagagatcattattttcatttcgtcTCAGGTTTGCAGGATGAAGTTGTTGTGGCTGAaacattactctttttttttttgtatttttgtcagcAAAGTAGTGTCTTCGTctagtttattttgaataaattgcTGCACGTGAAGAAATTTCTGACGTTTGGCTTCCAAGTCTCTTTATTTCGgtaccttgttttattttctttggtttgtcagttttatatttttctcgttAGTTTAGGTCACATCATCATTCGTGTTCTTAACTTTTTCTATTTTGAGTATTCATTTACCTTcgtttacttcatatatatattatgattattatcacatttgtacgtgattcatttaccacacattaccacaggtgaaaaataagagacggggtgtaggtcctgaccggtttcgactttatttccaagccattgacaaaggactgatgcatagtattagaaatcacaaatatatatactacaagaacagtactgacgaacatacacactgttcttgtagtatacatatttgtgacttctaatgctatgcatcagtccttcgtcaatggcttggaaataaagtcgaaaccggtcaagacctacacccgtctcttatttttcacctgtggtaatgtgtgatgtgatatatatatatatatatatatatatatatatatatatatatatatatatatatatatatatatatatatatatatatatatatatatatatataaccacacacacattcaaatacATTTACACAGTCCATCAATTCTCCCCTGTCATTGTGTGCGTGTGGTGATGTCCTGGTGTCATTATAGGTTTCCTCTTCCTTCCGAGATCACTGATGTGTTAAAATGCGGAAAACGAGCGATTTCTGGACGCCGGGAAGAGCTGTCTTCTGTGCGATTAGGTCGTCCTTCCTCGGTAAAATTCCCCTCGAAATTGCGTCCGAATCCGCACTGCAATACACCTTCTCGGAAGGAGTGCTTTTATCGTGTACTATGGCGATGACTTCTGGCATAACGATTGTGATTTGCCTTCGGAATTGATTCCAATCTGTGTCCCGATTAGGCGAGCCGCACAGAAAATTTGTCAAGATTACTGAAATCAGCGAGTTGTATGTTACTCGGCTTACACGCTCATTTGTTATGTGAGAAAATCTTAACGTCGCAGCTCACTAGTTTCCATTCTCTGGTgtgtaatgtattatatatatatatatatatatatatatatatatatatatatatatatatattttatttatttatttatttttttatcccgtCAACGGCCACGCAGGAGGAGAGCGATAAGAAAGCTTAATATACCGAGTTTCCAGACTCTTCTCACGTGTTTTTAGATGACTACTGCGCAACACGACAGTTTTTCTTTACATACCCGGAAATAGGATTAACTATGAATTTAGGTATACCCTTGGTAGTTATACTTTGTAGCTTATTAGACGTCTTTGGCTTGTTATGTAACTGAATGAATCGTCAGCTGCATCTTAGCAGTTGAAGGTGAAAGTCATATAATGTTGTATATTGTGACTGTCATTATTGACTATTAACAAATGGCATTGATGGTTGACAAATCGAATATGATATGTAAATTTAACGGAAGGTCCATGCATGCATCATAGGCAATTGCGTAGAACCGATAGACcttcgactgagagagagagagagagagagagagagagagagagagagcccggtgACGTGCTATTAATTCTTCAGTCGAGTGTCTGGTTGTAAGCGGTAACATGGGTACACTCGGCCATTAGGGACAAGAATGTGCTATAGAGTAAGGTGGGTCATTACTCTTTTCTTACCTTACACGATCGTAATCGGGTAACAAATAGAACACTAATCTTCTTttcgttctcttcttcttcttcttcttcttcttcttcttcttatctttttttcaagGTATCACTCGCAGTGGACATATGTTACACCTGAGCCACAACTCGAATGCTTTAGTTTTACTTTTGGTGGCTGAAAAGGTTTTTCCTTAATTTGTTGGTTAACAATTTCTGTTACTGTAATGGTTAACAATTTTTATTACCGTAATggttaacagttttttttattgggtactggtaaataatttttttttttgctgtcgtGGGTAACACTATTTTTTTAGGGGCTTGTAGTTAAGGACTTTGTTTTAGTCGTTAACAAAGTCGTTTCATGTACTGTATTGGTtgagaatctaaaaaaaaaatgagtagacTTGAAATTTGTCGAAATTTTATAttaccctttttttcattttattcgaaATGAAAGTTGTCGATATTTTCTATTTAGcctattaatttttgtttcattttatgatgTGAAAGTTGtcgaaattttgtttattattttttcatttgaagattAGACTGAAAATTttcgacatttttattttttcatttgaagattAGATGTGAAAGTTGtcgattttttcttaatatgatttgACTTGAAAACTgtcgacatttttattttttcatttgaagattagttgtcgaattttttttattgttttttcataataTGATTTGACATGAAAATTGtcgacattttcatttttacatttgaagATCAGATATGAAAGTTGtcgaaattttttaaatatttttttcatatgatttaacatgaaaattgtgggtattttacatttattaattattttcattttatgatcaGACGTGAAAGTTGtcgacattttatatttattaggaAGTTTCGTAATCCATATAAAATTCACCTGTGTAATATGACTTCGGTTATGGTGATTGCTTGTAAGAAAAAAAGAGTTAACATCTTCCATGGAAGGCATTACTCATTCCTGTCAGCCGTAcaactagttctctctctctctctctctctctctctctctctctctctcagttactgcAGGAGGCACAGCAGAGTTCTCTGTGAATGAACTGCAGTTTCCCGTATTCATATCTAGTTTGTTTAGTCAGAAGAAAATAATTCCATGATGATGCTTTAATTGCTTCGGTCTTCTTATGAAAGTCATTCCATTCCTTATACGTTTTCTGATTTTATCGTTTTATGTTGGTTTCTTGCAAATGTTAAATAAGTGGCATAATTCCCTCCACAATTGTGTTCTTATCTTTAGCTAATTAATGAGAATAGAGTTTATTCTTCTTTATCCCTGTGAAAATGATAGCAATAAATCTATGTGCAATCTGCAATCTACGTCTAATGaataatccccgtagggggttagtgccgtcaatgcacctcaagtggtgtactgtaggcactacttacgggtctttgcagcgtgcctacggcccctaactgcaactcctttcattacttttactctacctccgttcatattctcttccatctgactttcaacCTCTGCAACAATTGTTTcggagtgcaactgcgaggctttcctcctgttacacatttcaaacctcctgactgtcattttccgtttcagcgctgaatggccttataggtcccagcgcttggcctttgacctagattctgtattctattcttccgtgatagaaattcatttctcgtcaatgtggttcggattccacaataagctgtaggtcccgttgctaggtaaccagttggttcttagccacgtcaaataaatctaatccttcgggccggccctctctaggagagctgttcatcagctcagtggtctggttaaactacggtatacttaactttaactcaaTGCTCTGAATGTAAAGCAGTGATAACGATAAAACATTGACTGCGTGAATGTTCAAAGTATAGTCAACAGCgactgtcaagttttggaaataaatcgatcggTGAAATTTTGCGGAAGCTTCAGCACTTGAAATTAATCCAGTGatcaagtttttgaaaaatttcaatgtcattgacaaaatataaaataagaatataagtaaaaacaaatcctttgggccagtaTGTGAAaactgataatcagctcagtggtctggttaaaatattttaataataataataataataataataatataataataataataataataataataataatagtacagttTCAACCCCGTCCAAAGTTTGATGaattgatagaaagatatacgtttaatgaattgataaattaaaaagatgTACGTTTAATGAACTGATAAATTAAAAAGATGTACTTATGATTCAAATAACGAACAATGGAATTTTAAGGTGACGGCAAAGCAGCGAATAGAGGAAAagtcttgtttaaaaaaaaaaaaaaaaagcagcgaaTGGTTCTGACAAATAACAGTAATTTGTTGTCTTCGCAGTCATGCCAGTTGCAACGTTGATCCCAGCCTGTTTAAAATTCTGTTCGGCTTCCTTGCAGACTTTACTTTCCGTTGAGATGGTTATTCTGTAATAAGTGCTGCTTTCGTGGGGAAGACTTCGCTTGTTGTGTTGTGTGAGAGCATTGTTTGAAGACGGGGGGTGACGACCCTTGATGCCCCTCTTGCTTGGTATGCGGTTTTTTTTAGAGATTAAAGCGTTTCGCTTGCGTTGTTGCACATCGGAAATAACTTAAGTTAATGTTGCCATTGAAACCATGGTAAAGTGAAATGGGCTGAAAAACAAtagtgtacatactgtatattgtacaatgtatgtgtttgtgtatatatatatatatatatatatatatatatatatatatatatacatacatacatactgtacagtattgtgtgtatgtataggctatatatacatacatacactctgtacaatatatatactgttcttcagcccatttcacacatatatatatgtgtgtgtgagttagtgAGTGAGTGGGTGAATAGATTTTCTGCCACCAGAGCTGCCTAAACATTGTTCTTCAGTGCCCAGAACATAGAGTTGTTCTACAACTAGTTAAGCTTAGTGTTTGAGGAAGTTAGCGTACACAGCTTATATTGATCTTTGCCGTGCCCTGTACAACATCAACTCCATGAAACAGTTTTGAATTTGAAGGACTTCATTCATTTCGCAGTTCCGTCATGCTCAGGACTCCAAAACGTatagcttaaatatatatatatatatatatatatatatatatatatatatatatatatatatatatatatatatatatatatataatatatatatttgctttcagCTGGCGATATGACAAGAATTACTGAAAGAACACAAGACCCAaacataatttccattttttagcctttttctaCCAAGTTCGGAGTGTTTGCATCATGACACTTAAATTTTGTCAGGAACTTGTAACATTTGAAATTCATCCAGTCataaagttttttgaaaaagtgtaatttaattgacaagacaaatagaaaaatatatttatgttacgCCAAGAGCCGAAATCGGCCAAATCGGGAAATGggcgatgtgtgtgtgtatgtatgtatatatatatacagtatatatatatatatatatatatatatatatatatatatatatatatatatatatatatatatatatatatatatatatatatatatatgttacagtaagactgtgaaaccagggttGCACGAAATCCCTGACATTTTCAGGAATTCATGAAATCACCAAGTCATTAGGGACATTTgacccccgaggggctagtactaaacacggcgaaagtagttcatctacactgtttcgcagcgtttagtactagcccctgggggatcaaatgtgtttgcCACATTTAGTACTAgttcctggggatcaaatgtgtttcactgtgtttagtactagtccctcggggaacAAATAcacttagagacatttgatccccgaggggcgagtactaaacacgtcgaaacagtgattcatctatactCTTTCGCcgcatttagtactagcccctgggggatcaaatgcgtTTTGCTGcatttagtactagtccctcgggagCAAAATACACTTAAGGAAGCCCTTctttggccgagtcggttgagcttcagactgttattcgatgggccggagttcaattcccggcggctgatgaagagttagaggaatttatttctggtgatagaaattcatttctcgctatactgtggttcgattgttgtaggtcccgttgctaagttaccaattggttcttagccacgtaaaataagtctaatccttcgaccagccctaggagagctgttaatcagctcagtggtctgtaaaactaaggtatacttactttacacttagggacatttgatccccgaggggctagtactaaacacagcaaaacagtgattcatctatactgtttcgccgtgtttagtactagcccctgggggatcaatgGTGTTTTGctgcgtttagtactagccccttggggatcaaatgtgtttagccacgtttagtactagcccctcggtgagCAAATACACTTACGGACATTTGCccccagaggggctagtactaaacacgtcgaaacacattatacactgttaatttcaagtgATCAGACCTTGGCCACACCACCtcggccacttcccactttggccgatGTTGGGTCTTGGCcgtaacatatacagtacatcaataaaaacaaatccttcggaccagccctgtgagagctgatgacaatcagctcagtggtctggtaaaactattttataattttaataatatgtatCGGAAGAGTTTACCTATTCCCGGCGATCGgcgtaaaagataaaatgttgaatattttgaAGAGGCGATTTATGAGAATGCTTTCCTAGTGTACATGCAAGTAGTGAAAGCTTTTTATATCGGACAGACTTCCTCAGAAGTATCGGCGAACTCGGTGCAAGGATgaacgaaaacaaaagggaagaTGATCCCGAGAAAAGAAGTCGGTCGGGACTTTGTCGGTTTTCTGAGACATCGTGGGTTGAAGGAAACCGaatggaaataaaactgaatgaaaatcataattaaaacgaTAAGTCCAGAAAACATATAAAAGCAAATGGAGAAAAGATACTTGAAGAGAGAGGGTTTAATTTCACGACTCATAAGAAATGGTggtaagaaagaaggaaattgaaaTGATAACAGATGACTAAAGGACCACAGACGAGGAGAAGAAGGGTAGGAAAGGTGGAGGTGAAATGCAAAAACGGCGTAAAGTTCAAGTTAGAAACCTTGTTGCAATCAGAGTGTCTCCCAATTCTAATCTTCTTAAGCTTACCCTTGAAAGACGAAAAAGGttatcgattttatatatatatatatatatatatatatatatatatatatatatatatatatatatatatatatatatatatatatatatatatatatatatgtatgtatgtatgtatgtatcaaatataaggagcccataaaaggcaaaaatgtagaaaataaaggctatatttcagagaccaaactgtctctctcctcagggcgttttatgggctccttatatttgatggagttctcttttaacagaaaatatttcacacatatatgtataaaaatatatgtatatgtgtatgtgtgtgtgttaaattgtACTGTTTTAACTTTCGAGGTGGAGGTGAGATTTTTCCGTATGACCCCCTCCACTCCACACAGGTGCAGCCCACCCCaggtgactgaccaccaggtACACTGTTCACCATTTAATTTAACGTTCCTAAATTGTCCCGCTGAGCCCcagcgtatgtgtatatatatatatatatatatatatatatatatatatatatatatatatatatatatatatatatatatatatatatatatatatatatatataaatataagaaggcccattaaacactatttaaacgttgaaaccatatatttcgggcactagcttctgtgcccctgttcactgtagaatatggacaggtggaaagttacaatggtatatatacaaaaacatattcatattacactgtagtattacaggaaaagacattcatatatatatatatatatatatatatatatatatatatatatatatgtataattgtgtaCTTTGTGCCACTTCTCCAAAAAAGAATGCGACTTTGGTGGCTTAGTTAATTGAAAGTTACAGCCCACTAAACTCTAGTCGCCATACTATGTATTTTAAATACCCAGCGTGCATAGATATTCAAAGAAAACCAATACTTGCCAACCTTAAGTTACCAGATCTTTGTTTCTGAAGATctctaatctttatttttttttatttattttgtttttttaagtttcttgaCGATTTTTACTCAGTGCTTGTCGGAATTTGTCACCACATCCTGAATTCATCACAATTTTGGTTCAGAGACGTTTTCTGACAATTTGACCAAAGTGATTTGCCAGATTGTCATCGTGTCCCGAAGGGCGTTGGTCCTCAGTTTTCGGGAATGGTTGCTCCGATCCGTATTGTAGTTAATGTCTTTTAGAGTTGGTGTCTTTTAGACCAGCCGTGATGAATGCCACGAGGCATCAGGGGACTGGTATAACCAATCCGCTGTCATGAGGTGTTAATTCTGTACCAGAGACTCTGGCAGATTTTGTTGTTTGTCCttgaaaattcctttttattgtattcattttttcCCCGTCAGCTGATGACACATCTTGTTGGACCATTACGTATACACCCAGGATCGGCCCAAGACTTTGTCACCCCCAGCCGCCTCTCTTTCCCCCCCTCTTCCAGCAGGGGGGgatagctgcaacccatttcattccttttactgtacctccgttcatattctctttcttccatcttactttcctcaaccctcttctaacaattgattcatagtccagttgcgagattttcctcctgttacacctttcaaaccaccttactgtcagtttctgtttcagctctgaatgacctcaaaggtcccagcactTCGCCTGTGTCACATACACTCGCGCACACACATCGCGTTTAGCTTTATCTACTAAGTTATTACAATTCCTGGTATACAACTGAAGGCCCTTAGGTTAATCCGAGTCGTACTGTACGCAGTGTTAATGAACGTAGTAATGGCTGCCTTCATATCTGCATATCCGACAGAACAAAGTTTTTCTCACATCATTGTTTATACTTTGATTTGGTGTCGCTGCCACTTGTAGAATCTTGAAAAATCGAATGGTGCCAGTTGGATTAAGAGCCATAGTTTCTTATGTTGGTGAGTAGTGACAGTGGCCTccacagttttcctttacaaatacAAGTAAATTGATTCATAAGGAAATGCGTCGCAATATCACACTACGACGCAGTAATTATTTGAAGCTCACGAAAATcagttcaaatttatatatacatacacacacacacacacacacacacacacacatatatatatatatatatatatatatatatatatatatatatatatatatatatatatatatatgcacatatatatatataagcgaataccacaggaggtatttattttttgtgcccCGACGATAAGTGAATAAACagcacgtgaaagcgcttggtattgatctgcctgtcattttcctgtagggattcgcttatatactgaagccACATGCATCTACTGTTGTTTTTGAAGCATacaaatatactgtgtgtgtatatgtatatatatatatatatatatatatatatatatatatatatatatacacacagtatatttgtATGCTTCAAAAACAACagtagatgcatatatatatatatatatatatatatatatatatatatatatatatatatatatatatatatatatatatatatatataatatacacgtttccataattttaattaatgatcCTCGCTGCTGCAGAGGTTGCCAATTCTGTGGTTTTATCGAGACATTTCTGCTCGACGCCACAGATTGCCACGTCTCTTCtcttctgtttcattttgtttcatttgcagTGACATAAGCTTACCGGTTTCAACAACACACCAGTGTTGTCATTCCTCTCTCAGCacccattcatttatttattttttcctgcacATTGGCTTAACGATGGCTAAGTCATCcatgaatggattttttttacagCAGTGGCATTAACTTAAGAAGTTcttatctttgttttcattacccgtcaacctaacggtccggaaaaaaacccgagaggttcagtaggagaatgggtaccagccctcgggctggggagttagacagtgggcctagcgactcactggccacgtgtcacagggactgggacctgtcccctactggctgtcggcctgagaaacaggagatcagcgcctgccctgtgagcctacagaggcccaagagtactttaacttttttaactttaacATTGTGATTAGATTACGGGTGCTGCACCATACCAGAGTtgccatttatcattttttatttgtttacagtgACATTAAAGTTTATTCCTACAACAACACAAATtacctatttcatttttttttgctgtgtctTTAAAGTATTGCTTTGTACACCAGAGgttgccatgtttttttttatttttgtaccatgACATTAATTTTTGGGTTGTTACATGACGCTAGAAgttgccatttttagttttcagtaaaagaaaactattgtgataaCTATATGTTATAGAATTTTTGATGTGCTCTAAGTATTGAGAAGATGATTAGGCGATGAGGCAAGGGAATTGAATGccattttagtttctgtaaaagaaaactattgtgccggctttgtctttccctCCGCACTCTTTCTGTTCGCCCCcggatcttaaaacctactgaggctagagggctgcaaattggtatgttgatcatctaccctgcaatcatcaaacatgccaaattgcagccctctggcctcagtagtttttattttgtttaaggccagatttagccatgatcgtgcgtctggcgacgatatatgacaggccaccaccaaaccatgctttaagtttcatgggccgcgctcatacagcattataccgagaccaccgaaagatagatgtatttctggtggccttgataataagctatacagaaaactcgattgccccgaagtaacttcggcgcattttttacttgtttttttctataGGATGGACCAACGCCCACTTCTTCTGATTGCCCTGGTACTGAAATATGTCACGATTTGAGGGCCACCTATGACAAAAGCCTCCCTTCCTTTCCTATAAAGGCTGAAGTTTAGCTTCCTACCTATCTGGCTGTCCGCTACacaatataacatgaaaataatgtatCAGTCTTTCATCTCTATATAGAGAAACGCTGCAACCACCCCGGCATCAACTATCTGATAATCTCTTGAGCTCAGCTTTAACGAAATGCTGTGATTTGGAAATCCACTGTAAAAGAGGTGAACTCTGCAAAGCGCGGAAAGACGTTGTCTGGTGCCGATGGAACGATCCCCGCGCGCCGCTCTTAATATATTCCAGGAATCCAGAGGGAACTATACTGAGAGACATTATCTGGAAGCCCCTGAAGGTGAAACTGGGgagagggtgggtggggtggAGGTGGAAGTGGCTCTCAATTaacgtctcctcctcctcctcctcctcctcctcctcctcctcctcctcctcctcctcctcctcctcctcctcctcctcctgatggGCGAAGCGTTACAGGAATTTCAGTGGATTTTTGGACTAAAGGGGAGATGGACAAAGACGGGATGCCGAGAAATGGAACTTCAGAGAGTGCACAGAGTGATGAGAAATGCAAAGAAGCAAGAACTCTGGAAGTATTtcactccctcccccccaaaataaaatatatgtataaaaacaccccaaa contains these protein-coding regions:
- the LOC136850341 gene encoding putative uncharacterized protein DDB_G0267716 encodes the protein MTVRRFEMCNRRKASQLHSETIVAEVESQMEENMNGDKKKKKKKKKKKRTKRRLVFYLLPDYDRVRHKENNDLSDLRHKENNDLYNLRHNENNYLYNLRHNENNDLYNLRHNDLYNLRHKENNDLYDLRHNDLYNLRHNDLYNLRHNDLYNLRHNDLYNLRHNDLYNPRHNDLYNPRHNDLYNLRHDDLYNLRHDDLYNLRHKENNDLYNLRHKENNDLYDLRHNENNDLYNLTLIENNDLYNLRHNENNDLYNLRQNENNDLYNLRQ